In a single window of the Nisaea sp. genome:
- a CDS encoding molybdopterin cofactor-binding domain-containing protein, with amino-acid sequence MIDNPTGTLEIFRQVGAVRETFIRIDAAGQITAYNGHVDLGTGIEVALAQIVAEELNIPLDRVRVVLGNTEEVPDQGPTIASETMQITAIPLRKAAAQAHRQLLRLGALRLNAPEEDVTSTDGAVHWQAERCDYGTLIAGQEIALPLDLDTPVKDPVHYQIVGTSAPRRDMMEKLTGQQLYVHDLDIEGMVHGHVIRPPYAGRDTGDFIGNSLIDYDASSVAGMDGLIDVVRIGDFLGVVAERPEQAQRIAEALDVTWRQPPPLPDLGDLVNSLKSHPSTPRALDHSGDFKTGMAESAKTLSRTYVWPYHEHGSIGPSCAVADWNEADPVVWSGTQSPHLLRADLAMLVDLPAEKVEVRRYQVAGCFGRNCADDVCGDALLLSRATGTPVRVQLTRAQEHLWEPKGAAQVMEVEGGMTAANDLHAYALDTWYPSNRGPNLALLLTGVISGEPRPEVMGDRTSIPPYRVPNKKITVHDMAPIVRAAYIRGVSALPNTFAHESFIDEMAFEASEDPVAFRLRHMTDPREADLVRRTAEAAGWEQRTGPRFRREGRMAFGQGFAFATYVHGTFPGVAAASAAWLVDVSVDLDSGVVTLHRVFVGQDQGLAINPDGIRQQIHGNVIQTAGRVMTEQVTFDEITPTPKSWATYSIPTFPEVPDIQTLIVSRPEDPPLGVGESAAVPSAAAIANAIFDATGVRMREAPFTPEAMRKALGNTDGPLRLQTQNEANDNGRRNKFLGWAGALAGALTLGAISLPLHSPIPASPAPKAGSFSAEILERGRQVFALGDCAICHTADGGLKNAGGRAMETPFGTVWTTNLTPDPDTGLGNWSYEAFTRAMRKGISRDGSHLYPAFPYTSFAKIGEEDMFALYAHLQTLEPVKSEIPAAQMVAPVNIRSGMALWNAAYHDAAPFQPDASASDIWNRGKYLVEAAGHCGACHAPRNLLGAEKPLMTGTMVDGWFAPALQGMEAGARGWTEDSLFAYLRTGISDHAAAAGPMAEVVSSMTALPDDDIRAMSVYLASLIPPATAPAVQATPPSLAPDATHRIFESACAVCHDPAMPNLVTAARVPLAASAVLRAPTPEAFRSLLDQGIEAPVNLDLRDMPSFRDEFTPDQRDALAAYMRARFAPDLPAW; translated from the coding sequence ATGATCGACAATCCCACCGGCACCCTCGAAATCTTCCGGCAAGTCGGCGCCGTCCGCGAGACCTTCATCCGGATCGATGCGGCGGGTCAGATCACCGCCTATAACGGCCATGTCGATCTGGGGACGGGGATCGAAGTCGCCCTTGCCCAGATCGTCGCTGAAGAACTGAATATCCCTCTGGACCGGGTCCGCGTCGTCCTCGGCAATACGGAAGAGGTACCGGATCAAGGCCCGACGATTGCCTCCGAGACGATGCAGATCACAGCCATCCCGCTGCGCAAGGCCGCCGCCCAGGCACACCGCCAGCTGCTGCGGCTTGGGGCACTGCGCCTCAATGCTCCGGAGGAAGACGTCACATCGACTGACGGCGCCGTCCACTGGCAGGCCGAGCGCTGTGACTACGGCACACTGATCGCCGGGCAGGAGATCGCCCTGCCGCTTGACCTCGATACTCCGGTGAAGGATCCCGTCCACTACCAGATCGTCGGCACATCGGCCCCGCGCCGCGACATGATGGAGAAGCTGACGGGGCAGCAGCTCTATGTGCACGATCTCGATATCGAGGGCATGGTCCACGGCCATGTCATCCGGCCCCCCTATGCCGGGCGCGACACGGGCGACTTCATTGGCAACAGCCTGATCGATTATGACGCGTCCTCCGTCGCTGGCATGGACGGGCTGATCGACGTCGTGCGTATTGGCGATTTTCTCGGCGTCGTGGCCGAGCGTCCGGAGCAGGCCCAGCGCATCGCCGAAGCGCTCGACGTCACCTGGCGCCAGCCGCCGCCCCTGCCGGATCTGGGCGATCTGGTAAACAGCCTCAAATCGCATCCGTCCACGCCGCGCGCGCTTGACCACAGCGGCGATTTCAAAACCGGCATGGCGGAAAGCGCGAAGACCCTGTCGCGCACCTATGTCTGGCCCTACCACGAGCATGGCTCCATCGGGCCGTCCTGTGCCGTCGCGGACTGGAACGAGGCCGATCCGGTCGTCTGGTCCGGCACACAGAGTCCGCATCTGCTGCGCGCCGATCTGGCCATGCTGGTCGACCTTCCGGCTGAAAAAGTCGAGGTTCGCCGCTATCAGGTTGCCGGCTGCTTCGGGCGCAATTGCGCCGACGATGTCTGTGGCGACGCCCTGCTGCTGTCCCGCGCCACCGGCACGCCCGTTCGCGTGCAACTCACCCGTGCCCAGGAACATCTGTGGGAGCCGAAAGGCGCCGCCCAGGTCATGGAGGTCGAGGGCGGCATGACGGCGGCCAACGACCTGCACGCCTATGCGCTCGACACCTGGTATCCCTCCAACCGGGGGCCAAACCTCGCCCTGCTACTGACCGGCGTGATTTCCGGCGAGCCGCGCCCGGAAGTCATGGGGGACCGGACGAGCATTCCGCCCTACCGGGTGCCGAACAAGAAGATCACGGTCCACGACATGGCCCCGATCGTCCGCGCCGCCTATATCCGCGGCGTCTCGGCACTGCCCAACACCTTTGCCCATGAGAGCTTCATCGACGAGATGGCCTTCGAGGCGTCGGAGGACCCTGTCGCCTTCCGCCTGCGGCACATGACCGATCCGCGCGAGGCAGACCTCGTCCGGCGCACCGCCGAAGCAGCGGGATGGGAGCAACGCACCGGGCCGCGCTTCCGGCGTGAGGGACGCATGGCCTTCGGGCAGGGCTTCGCCTTTGCCACCTATGTCCACGGCACTTTCCCTGGCGTCGCCGCTGCGTCGGCCGCATGGCTCGTCGATGTCTCCGTCGATCTCGATAGCGGGGTCGTCACCCTGCACAGGGTGTTTGTCGGACAGGACCAGGGACTGGCGATCAACCCGGACGGTATCCGCCAGCAGATCCACGGCAATGTCATCCAGACCGCCGGACGGGTGATGACCGAACAGGTCACCTTCGACGAAATCACGCCGACGCCGAAAAGCTGGGCCACCTATTCGATCCCGACCTTCCCCGAGGTCCCGGACATCCAGACCCTGATCGTCTCCCGCCCGGAAGACCCGCCGCTGGGCGTTGGCGAAAGCGCGGCCGTGCCGAGTGCAGCCGCCATCGCCAATGCGATCTTCGATGCCACCGGCGTGCGCATGCGAGAAGCGCCTTTCACACCGGAGGCCATGCGCAAGGCACTCGGGAACACCGACGGCCCGCTTCGCCTGCAAACACAAAACGAGGCAAACGATAATGGGCGCCGGAACAAGTTTCTGGGCTGGGCCGGCGCCCTCGCCGGTGCGCTGACCCTCGGCGCGATCTCGCTGCCGCTGCATTCCCCGATACCGGCAAGCCCTGCCCCCAAGGCCGGGAGTTTCAGCGCCGAGATTCTGGAGCGGGGCCGACAGGTCTTCGCCCTCGGCGACTGCGCCATCTGCCACACTGCGGATGGTGGCCTGAAGAATGCCGGCGGTCGCGCCATGGAGACACCGTTCGGCACCGTCTGGACCACCAACCTGACCCCGGACCCGGACACCGGCCTCGGGAACTGGTCCTATGAGGCTTTCACGCGCGCCATGCGCAAGGGCATCAGCCGCGACGGCAGCCATCTCTATCCGGCCTTCCCCTACACGTCCTTTGCCAAGATCGGCGAGGAGGACATGTTCGCGCTCTATGCCCATCTGCAGACCCTTGAGCCGGTGAAATCGGAAATCCCCGCAGCCCAAATGGTGGCACCAGTCAATATCCGGTCCGGCATGGCTCTCTGGAACGCCGCCTATCACGATGCCGCGCCGTTCCAACCCGATGCGTCCGCCTCCGATATCTGGAACCGGGGCAAATATCTGGTCGAGGCGGCAGGCCATTGCGGTGCATGCCACGCCCCCCGGAACCTGCTCGGGGCAGAGAAGCCTCTGATGACCGGCACCATGGTTGACGGCTGGTTTGCCCCCGCCCTGCAAGGCATGGAAGCCGGTGCGCGCGGCTGGACCGAAGACAGCCTCTTCGCTTATCTGCGCACCGGGATCTCCGATCATGCTGCGGCGGCCGGCCCGATGGCCGAGGTGGTCAGCAGCATGACGGCTCTGCCGGATGACGATATCCGCGCCATGTCGGTCTATCTGGCCTCGCTGATACCGCCCGCCACCGCTCCAGCGGTACAGGCAACGCCCCCATCGCTGGCACCAGACGCGACACACCGGATTTTCGAAAGCGCCTGCGCCGTCTGTCACGATCCAGCCATGCCCAACCTGGTGACCGCCGCACGGGTTCCTCTGGCTGCCTCGGCGGTGCTGCGCGCGCCGACACCGGAAGCCTTCCGAAGCCTGCTCGACCAAGGCATCGAAGCGCCGGTCAACCTGGACCTGCGTGACATGCCGTCCTTCAGGGATGAGTTCACACCAGACCAGCGGGATGCGCTTGCGGCCTATATGCGGGCCCGTTTCGCACCCGACCTTCCAGCCTGGTAG
- a CDS encoding isochorismatase family protein has protein sequence MSQEEVYQAAGFGNSVPRGVRPAILVVDFSYGFTDVRYPTGSDMAEEVARTKRLADLARAGGFPVIFTTIAYQPGELEHTAWLRKARGLTALLEGSRPVEIDAGTGIQPGDPLIVKKGASAFFGTSLAALLTGAGVDTLVVAGATTSGCVRASVVDAVQSGFNVLVAADCCADRAVAPHDANLYDMGQKYADVTDADDIATWIEGLLPVPGAVQTG, from the coding sequence ATGTCGCAAGAAGAGGTATATCAGGCCGCCGGTTTCGGAAATTCCGTGCCGCGCGGTGTGCGCCCGGCGATCCTCGTGGTCGATTTCAGCTATGGCTTCACCGATGTGCGTTATCCGACGGGATCGGATATGGCGGAAGAAGTCGCCCGAACCAAACGGCTGGCCGATCTTGCGCGTGCGGGCGGCTTTCCGGTGATTTTTACGACAATCGCTTATCAGCCGGGAGAGCTGGAACACACCGCCTGGCTGCGCAAGGCGCGGGGGCTGACCGCGCTGCTGGAAGGGTCGCGCCCTGTCGAGATCGATGCAGGCACGGGCATCCAGCCCGGTGATCCTCTGATCGTCAAGAAAGGCGCATCGGCATTCTTCGGCACGTCGCTCGCCGCATTGCTGACGGGGGCCGGCGTGGACACGCTCGTGGTCGCGGGGGCGACGACCTCCGGATGCGTGCGGGCGTCGGTAGTGGATGCTGTACAGTCCGGGTTCAACGTTCTTGTCGCAGCGGATTGCTGCGCGGACCGGGCTGTCGCGCCTCACGACGCGAACCTCTACGACATGGGCCAGAAATATGCCGATGTGACCGATGCCGATGACATTGCAACCTGGATCGAGGGATTGCTCCCTGTTCCAGGGGCCGTGCAAACGGGCTGA
- a CDS encoding MarR family winged helix-turn-helix transcriptional regulator: protein MTVDAADVSGPYRLEDQVGFMLRLANQRHMAIFTERMGGELTAVQFSTLVRLSEVDGPISQNALGRLVGMDAATTKGVLARLMARDLVKMEKSPTDKRRYMLSTTQAGWDLIAKLMPLACQITEETLAPLNAKERASLLRLLSKLY, encoded by the coding sequence ATGACCGTTGATGCTGCGGATGTGTCCGGGCCATATCGCCTCGAAGATCAAGTCGGCTTCATGCTGCGCCTTGCCAATCAGCGCCATATGGCCATTTTCACGGAGAGGATGGGCGGGGAGCTGACGGCGGTGCAGTTTTCGACGCTTGTCCGGCTGTCTGAAGTCGATGGGCCAATCTCGCAGAACGCGCTCGGCCGTCTTGTCGGGATGGATGCGGCGACGACGAAGGGTGTGCTGGCGCGTCTGATGGCGAGAGATCTGGTCAAGATGGAGAAAAGCCCGACCGACAAGCGGCGCTACATGCTCTCCACCACCCAAGCGGGGTGGGACCTGATCGCGAAACTGATGCCCCTTGCATGTCAGATTACCGAGGAAACCCTTGCACCGCTCAATGCGAAAGAGCGTGCGAGCCTGCTTCGATTGCTCTCGAAGCTGTACTAA
- a CDS encoding ABC transporter ATP-binding protein, whose amino-acid sequence MAEVVLLKTTGLTRHFGGLKAVENVDFQIREGEIRAIIGPNGAGKSTFVNLLSGRIKSTSGSVEFAGEDISRMPAHKRVRKGIAYTFQITNIYGSMSVMENICVAVHNRLRPSLLSRNHVSEDDIEAEAAEAAKAVGLGDRLEEVAGTLAYGHQRLLEVAMGLALQPKLLILDEPTQGLSDSEIANFKEVVRAVNKTTTVLLIEHNMDVVMTLADQITVMERGTVLAEGTPEAIMNNAAVQAAYLGASA is encoded by the coding sequence ATGGCTGAAGTAGTGTTGCTCAAAACCACGGGCCTCACCCGGCATTTCGGTGGCCTGAAGGCGGTCGAGAATGTGGACTTCCAGATCCGGGAAGGAGAAATCCGCGCCATCATCGGGCCGAACGGGGCCGGCAAGTCGACTTTCGTCAACCTGTTGTCCGGCCGGATCAAGTCGACCTCGGGGAGTGTAGAGTTCGCCGGGGAGGATATCAGCCGGATGCCGGCGCACAAACGGGTGCGCAAGGGCATTGCCTATACCTTCCAGATCACGAATATCTACGGTTCAATGAGTGTGATGGAGAATATCTGTGTCGCGGTTCACAACCGGCTGCGCCCCAGTCTGCTCAGCCGCAATCATGTCAGCGAAGACGATATCGAGGCGGAAGCGGCAGAGGCGGCGAAAGCCGTCGGGCTGGGAGATCGGCTGGAGGAAGTCGCGGGAACATTGGCTTACGGGCACCAGCGTCTTCTCGAGGTCGCCATGGGGCTCGCCCTGCAGCCGAAACTGCTGATCCTCGACGAGCCGACGCAGGGTCTTTCGGACTCCGAGATCGCGAATTTCAAGGAGGTGGTCCGGGCCGTGAACAAGACAACCACGGTCCTTCTGATCGAGCACAACATGGATGTGGTGATGACGCTGGCCGACCAGATCACGGTGATGGAGCGCGGGACCGTCCTTGCCGAGGGAACACCGGAGGCCATCATGAACAATGCCGCCGTTCAGGCCGCCTATCTGGGAGCGAGCGCATGA
- a CDS encoding leucyl aminopeptidase encodes MDQASFTEICLHQLKMSGVHEGEKLIVLTQGSDRLDYADAFMAAGQRLGAVMYHMRLPSPLPIGGWNVGMTGLAGMPDAVEALKNCDMLIDCIFLLFSPEQMAIQAAGTRVLTAVEPPELLARMLPSKELREKVEIGAEILSKAKVMRITSPHGTDVTYKLNTYPTIAEYACTDEPGRWDHWPSGFVFTGADDDGVDGQIVVAPGDILLPQNMYVREEPIVYTIEKGWVQDIRGGLDAELVISYMEDFNDERGKGMSHVGWGMNPDAKWHGMTPGAFPGGMGMEPRSFYGNVMFSTGPNNELGGPNDTPCHLDIPMRNCSLFLDDVPIVVDGDIVVDAMKMDRG; translated from the coding sequence ATGGATCAAGCAAGCTTCACGGAAATCTGCCTGCATCAGCTGAAGATGTCCGGCGTGCATGAGGGCGAGAAACTGATCGTCCTGACCCAGGGCAGTGACCGGCTGGATTATGCGGATGCCTTCATGGCGGCGGGTCAGCGGCTCGGGGCGGTGATGTACCACATGCGTCTGCCGTCTCCGTTGCCGATCGGCGGCTGGAATGTCGGCATGACGGGGCTGGCGGGGATGCCGGATGCCGTCGAGGCGCTGAAGAACTGCGACATGCTTATCGACTGCATTTTCCTGCTGTTCTCTCCGGAACAGATGGCGATCCAGGCGGCGGGCACCCGCGTCCTGACCGCGGTGGAGCCGCCGGAGCTTCTGGCCCGCATGCTGCCCTCGAAGGAGCTGCGTGAGAAGGTAGAGATCGGCGCCGAGATCCTGTCCAAGGCCAAGGTGATGCGGATCACCTCACCTCACGGCACTGATGTGACCTACAAGCTGAACACCTATCCGACCATTGCCGAATATGCCTGCACGGATGAGCCGGGCCGGTGGGACCACTGGCCATCCGGTTTTGTCTTTACGGGCGCGGATGATGACGGCGTTGACGGCCAGATCGTCGTGGCACCGGGCGACATCCTGCTGCCGCAGAACATGTATGTCCGGGAAGAGCCGATCGTCTACACAATCGAAAAAGGCTGGGTTCAGGACATCCGGGGCGGTCTCGATGCGGAGCTGGTGATCTCCTACATGGAGGACTTCAATGACGAGCGCGGCAAGGGCATGAGCCATGTCGGCTGGGGCATGAACCCGGATGCCAAGTGGCATGGCATGACCCCGGGCGCGTTCCCGGGCGGCATGGGCATGGAGCCGCGCAGCTTCTATGGCAACGTGATGTTCTCCACCGGTCCGAACAATGAGCTGGGCGGGCCGAACGATACGCCCTGTCACCTCGATATTCCGATGCGGAACTGCTCTCTGTTCCTGGACGACGTACCGATCGTGGTGGATGGGGATATTGTTGTCGACGCGATGAAGATGGATCGCGGCTGA
- a CDS encoding branched-chain amino acid ABC transporter permease yields MDIVPYLLLATLEGLVQASVLMLTALGLSLVFGVMRVVNVSHGEFFMLGAVAAWVCANLIPGPPYVPFIAALLIAPVFVGALAWAADWAILKRINYNPEATIVSTIGLMYIIQQMTLITFGPDAQAVDAPFYYTVRFPWFGYSGYKFFIIAVAIVLVGGLLYLLRHSKVGLYMRATQFDKETAQNFGIPVTKVYSGVFAVGAMLAAIGGVLVVPSQQAHYLMGHDPLLLSFVVVIVGGLGSIPGTIAAAILIGMSDGLLSVFFSPTLAKIFSTLLVALVLVFRPQGLFGKAGR; encoded by the coding sequence ATGGATATTGTTCCTTATCTTTTGCTGGCGACGCTGGAAGGGCTCGTGCAGGCATCCGTGTTGATGCTGACTGCGCTTGGGCTTTCGCTGGTCTTCGGCGTGATGCGCGTGGTGAACGTGTCTCACGGCGAGTTCTTCATGCTGGGCGCTGTCGCGGCATGGGTCTGTGCGAACCTGATTCCGGGGCCGCCTTACGTTCCCTTTATCGCGGCCTTGCTGATTGCGCCCGTATTCGTGGGTGCGCTTGCCTGGGCTGCCGACTGGGCCATCCTGAAGCGGATCAACTACAACCCCGAGGCCACCATCGTCTCGACGATCGGCCTGATGTACATTATCCAGCAGATGACGCTGATCACCTTCGGGCCGGATGCGCAGGCCGTGGATGCGCCGTTCTATTACACGGTCCGGTTCCCGTGGTTCGGCTATTCCGGCTACAAGTTTTTCATCATTGCTGTTGCCATCGTCCTTGTCGGCGGGCTGCTTTACCTGCTGCGTCACTCGAAGGTCGGCCTCTACATGCGGGCGACCCAGTTCGATAAGGAGACGGCGCAGAATTTCGGCATCCCCGTAACCAAGGTCTATTCCGGCGTGTTCGCGGTCGGTGCGATGCTGGCCGCTATCGGCGGTGTCCTGGTGGTGCCGAGCCAGCAGGCGCATTACCTGATGGGTCACGATCCGCTGCTACTGTCCTTTGTCGTCGTCATCGTCGGTGGGCTTGGATCGATCCCGGGGACGATTGCCGCCGCGATTCTGATCGGCATGTCCGACGGGCTGCTCTCCGTCTTCTTCTCGCCGACGCTCGCCAAGATCTTCTCGACCTTGCTGGTGGCGCTTGTGCTGGTGTTCAGACCGCAGGGTCTGTTCGGAAAGGCGGGCCGGTAA
- a CDS encoding branched-chain amino acid ABC transporter permease — protein sequence MSIHNKKLFLLCLATLAGLFVLQFLLSDYLVLAFTRILILAVFAMGYNVLMGYTGLVSLGHAMFFGAGVYGAGLSSYYLGVSLPVAFLAGILAAIALSFLIGLLALRTQTVSFMIVTLMFSQAAFLLILYFSEFTGGDQGLTLPTSARSFSLFGLEVDMTSDVARYNLALTVFGVVLLGLFAFTQGPVGRLLIAVRENEDRTRMLGFDTYAIKLLAFTVSGGISGVAGALYGLMFGYIGSAFAEFKISIEALLFTLVGGPGTLLGPLVGTGLMTLLIDRLSGLTTAYLIVIGALLVAVTLWFPTGILGTLRDRWLPWLK from the coding sequence ATGTCCATTCACAACAAGAAGCTGTTCCTGCTCTGTCTTGCGACACTGGCGGGCCTGTTCGTTCTGCAATTCCTGCTGTCTGACTATCTGGTTCTGGCGTTCACGCGGATCCTGATCCTCGCGGTCTTCGCCATGGGGTATAACGTCCTGATGGGCTATACCGGTCTCGTCAGCCTCGGCCATGCGATGTTCTTCGGCGCGGGCGTCTATGGAGCGGGTCTGTCGAGCTACTATCTCGGGGTTTCCCTTCCCGTTGCCTTTCTGGCCGGCATCCTTGCCGCCATCGCGCTGTCTTTCCTGATCGGTCTACTCGCGCTCAGGACACAGACGGTTTCCTTCATGATCGTCACCCTGATGTTCAGCCAGGCGGCGTTTCTCCTGATCCTGTACTTCTCGGAGTTCACCGGTGGTGATCAGGGCCTGACACTGCCCACCTCCGCGCGGAGCTTCTCCCTGTTCGGGCTGGAGGTCGACATGACCTCCGACGTCGCGCGCTACAATCTGGCACTCACCGTGTTCGGCGTGGTCCTGCTGGGGCTGTTTGCCTTTACGCAGGGGCCGGTGGGACGCCTGCTCATCGCCGTGCGGGAGAATGAGGACCGGACCCGCATGCTCGGCTTCGACACCTACGCGATCAAGCTCTTGGCCTTTACGGTCTCCGGCGGGATCTCGGGTGTGGCAGGAGCACTCTACGGGCTGATGTTCGGCTATATCGGCTCGGCCTTCGCGGAATTCAAAATCTCCATTGAGGCGCTGCTGTTCACACTGGTCGGCGGGCCCGGAACCCTGCTCGGGCCGCTTGTCGGCACGGGCCTGATGACCCTGCTTATCGACCGCCTCAGCGGTCTGACGACAGCCTATCTGATTGTGATCGGCGCGCTGCTGGTCGCAGTCACTCTGTGGTTCCCCACAGGTATTCTCGGAACCCTTCGCGACAGGTGGCTGCCATGGCTGAAGTAG
- a CDS encoding alpha/beta hydrolase — protein MYGYNLHANGILQHLLHYEGSGPQMLLIPGITSPAITWGFVADRLSKRFDVHVLDVRGRGLSEAGDLDYSLDAMAADAVAVVKAAGLQKPVVLGHSMGARSAIRAARGNEDVLGGLVLVDPPVSGPGRPAYPSPWPWYEDSILMSQKGCTGEVMKAFCPTWTEEQLRLRAEWLRTCQLDAIRIAYDGFQTDDIHGDLAHLKLPMRLVVAGDAPVIGDDDVTEIKGLAPHMEIRTVAGAGHMIPWDNMDGFLDAVMDFNTVPA, from the coding sequence TTGTACGGCTATAATCTCCATGCAAACGGCATCCTGCAGCACCTGCTTCACTACGAAGGCAGCGGGCCGCAGATGCTGCTCATTCCTGGGATTACCTCACCGGCGATCACCTGGGGCTTTGTCGCAGACCGCTTGTCCAAACGGTTCGATGTTCACGTCCTGGACGTGCGCGGTCGTGGGTTGAGCGAGGCTGGCGATCTGGATTATTCGCTTGATGCGATGGCGGCGGATGCCGTTGCCGTCGTCAAGGCGGCGGGGCTTCAGAAACCCGTTGTTCTGGGGCATTCGATGGGCGCCCGGAGTGCGATCCGGGCCGCGCGCGGCAACGAGGATGTCTTAGGCGGTCTGGTACTTGTTGATCCACCTGTTTCCGGTCCCGGACGTCCGGCCTATCCGTCACCCTGGCCCTGGTATGAAGACTCCATCTTGATGTCGCAGAAAGGCTGCACGGGCGAGGTTATGAAGGCATTTTGCCCGACCTGGACCGAAGAGCAGCTAAGACTGCGGGCGGAGTGGCTGCGAACCTGTCAGCTCGATGCCATTCGCATTGCGTATGACGGTTTCCAGACCGACGACATCCATGGCGATCTGGCGCATCTCAAATTACCGATGCGGCTGGTCGTGGCTGGCGATGCCCCTGTGATCGGCGATGATGACGTGACGGAAATCAAGGGGCTGGCCCCGCATATGGAAATCCGCACCGTCGCCGGTGCTGGTCATATGATCCCGTGGGACAATATGGACGGCTTCCTCGACGCCGTAATGGATTTCAATACAGTACCAGCCTGA
- a CDS encoding (2Fe-2S)-binding protein: MAGTIELTVNGQALSLDVDTHLTLLDLLRHRLGLNGPKYGCGMAQCGACTVLVDGAPARACVLRAVKANGASVTTLEGLPDTETGEMHPVQQAFNEKQAAQCGYCINGMIMNTVALLAHNPSPTDDDIRQAHRHHLCRCGTHLEILAAVRKAAEKLAVKTKEHAQ, encoded by the coding sequence ATGGCTGGTACAATTGAGCTTACTGTGAACGGACAAGCCCTGTCGCTTGACGTGGACACACACCTGACGCTGCTCGATCTGCTGCGCCACCGGCTCGGTTTGAACGGGCCGAAATACGGCTGCGGCATGGCACAATGCGGCGCCTGCACCGTTCTGGTCGACGGCGCACCGGCACGCGCTTGCGTCCTGCGGGCGGTCAAGGCAAACGGCGCTTCCGTCACCACCCTGGAAGGGTTGCCGGATACCGAAACCGGTGAGATGCACCCCGTGCAACAGGCGTTCAATGAAAAGCAGGCCGCGCAATGCGGCTACTGCATCAACGGCATGATCATGAACACGGTGGCACTGCTCGCCCACAATCCATCCCCGACAGACGACGACATCCGCCAGGCCCACCGCCATCACCTTTGCCGCTGCGGCACACATCTGGAAATCCTCGCCGCCGTGCGCAAAGCCGCTGAAAAACTGGCCGTAAAAACCAAAGAACACGCCCAATGA
- a CDS encoding ABC transporter substrate-binding protein — protein MDTIDIKKNLTLPRRSLLKGMAAAGTVLAAPGIIGRAVAQSGDVIKLGAPFHRTGIGAAYGRWYERTALAAVKLINEQGGINGLPVELIIEDDGTDPKRGVEAVEKFSAEHKVDAIFGHLFSHVSAASAPRAGELKMPYFLCSEAHSLAAGAFNRYVFQPSISDVKSQVSSMAPWITDNLGKKVTMIYPDYAFGYDHRDNLTAAIKAQGGEIVGDIAIPPTETSYTRYLPRIPFNTEVIYHVLVGPGVLTFVKELGEHLGSQRPEIFGFIDSLEAVSFDIPQLAYLDGTHFWEAMPRYAQPNQTSFDKLYREKVGVDANGASVDDAKSVATFSHMFSVWETLFAMKKAMEMADYKGPKQKIAMLEAMESITGFEESNEFPQGRKIFNGKMHQSFAQQNISKVVDGKLKVVHTVSPEDTLYPDEADYTKMSF, from the coding sequence ATGGATACGATCGATATCAAAAAGAATCTCACCCTGCCGCGGCGCTCGCTGCTCAAGGGCATGGCTGCGGCCGGTACGGTGCTTGCCGCTCCGGGAATCATCGGCCGCGCGGTGGCGCAGTCCGGCGACGTGATCAAGCTGGGTGCACCGTTCCACCGCACCGGCATCGGCGCCGCCTACGGCCGCTGGTACGAGCGGACAGCGCTCGCGGCGGTGAAGTTGATCAATGAGCAGGGCGGTATCAACGGCTTGCCGGTCGAGCTGATCATCGAGGATGACGGCACCGATCCGAAGCGCGGCGTCGAAGCAGTCGAGAAATTCAGCGCCGAGCACAAGGTCGATGCGATTTTCGGCCACCTGTTCTCGCATGTCTCTGCTGCCAGTGCGCCGCGTGCCGGCGAGCTGAAGATGCCGTATTTCCTGTGCTCCGAAGCGCATTCACTCGCGGCGGGTGCCTTCAACCGCTACGTCTTCCAGCCTTCGATCAGCGACGTGAAGAGCCAGGTCAGCTCCATGGCGCCGTGGATCACCGATAATCTCGGCAAGAAGGTCACGATGATCTATCCGGACTATGCTTTCGGATACGATCACCGGGATAACCTGACGGCAGCGATCAAGGCGCAGGGCGGTGAAATCGTCGGGGACATCGCAATCCCGCCGACCGAAACCTCCTACACCCGCTACCTGCCCCGGATTCCTTTCAACACGGAAGTGATCTATCACGTCCTCGTTGGCCCGGGCGTGCTCACCTTCGTCAAGGAACTGGGCGAGCATCTCGGCTCCCAGCGGCCGGAAATCTTCGGCTTCATCGATTCACTGGAAGCGGTGTCCTTCGATATTCCGCAGCTCGCTTACCTCGATGGCACGCATTTCTGGGAAGCCATGCCGCGCTACGCCCAGCCGAACCAGACCTCCTTCGACAAGCTTTATCGCGAGAAGGTCGGCGTGGATGCCAATGGCGCGAGCGTCGACGATGCCAAAAGTGTCGCGACTTTCTCCCACATGTTCTCGGTCTGGGAGACGCTGTTCGCCATGAAGAAGGCGATGGAGATGGCCGACTACAAGGGGCCGAAGCAGAAGATCGCCATGCTGGAAGCGATGGAAAGCATCACCGGCTTCGAGGAAAGCAACGAGTTCCCGCAAGGCCGGAAAATCTTCAACGGCAAGATGCACCAGTCCTTCGCCCAGCAGAACATCTCCAAGGTGGTCGACGGCAAGCTGAAGGTGGTCCACACGGTATCGCCGGAAGACACGCTGTATCCGGATGAAGCCGACTACACGAAGATGTCCTTCTGA